In Lachnospiraceae bacterium, the DNA window GTGATCTAATGTTCAAAACGATCAGAAACGCTTTTAAGGTAAAAGAACTTCGTGGTAAGATTCTGTATACCTTTATGATGCTGGTAGTCATTCGATTTGGCTGCCAGCTGCCTATTCCGGGAATTGAGACATCATTCTTTGCGAATTGGTTTGCAAAACAGACAACCGATGTGTTCGGTTTCTTTAATGCAATGACTGGTGGGTCATTTTCATCCATGTCCATTTTTGCATTAAGCATTACACCGTACATCACTTCTTCCATTATCATCCAGCTGCTTACAATTGCTATTCCAAAACTGGAAGAGATGCAGAAGGATGGTGAAGAAGGCAGAAAGAAAATTCAGGAATACACCCGATATACCACAGTAGGACTTGCACTTCTGGAATCAAGTGCCATGGCAATTGGTTTCGGACGTCAGGGACTTCTTCTGGATTATAATGCATGGAACGTGATCATAGCGATCGTCACTATGACAACAGGAAGTGCACTGTTGATGTGGATCGGTGAGCAGATCACTGACAAGGGTGTAGGAAATGGTATTTCTATCGTGCTTCTGTTTAACATCCTGTCAAGCGTTCCCGATGATATGAGAAGCCTTTACTATCGTTTTATTTTTGGTCAGTCCTTCGCTACAATGGCAGTAGCAGTCCTGCTGATCGCAGTAGTACTCATTGCTATGGTAGTTTTTGTAGTCGTTTTAAATGATGCAGAGAGAAGGATACCAGTTCAGTATTCAAAGAAGATGGTAGGACGTAAGATGGTAGGCGGCCAGGCCTCAAACATTCCGTTAAAGGTCAACACTGCAGGTGTTATGCCGGTTATCTTTGCATCTTCCATTATGTCTTTCCCTGTTGTAATTGCCCAGTTCTTTACAGTTGATTACAGCTCTATCGGTGGAAAGATCTTAACAATGCTGAATTCCGGTTCATGGTGCAAACCATCCCAGCCGATCTATTCTGTCGGTTTGATAATTTATATCGTACTGTTGTTCGTGTTTGCTTACTTCTATACATCGATTACCTTTAATCCGTTGGAAGTTGCTAACAATATGAAGAAGCAGGGAGGCTTCATTCCCGGCATTCGTCCCGGCAAGCCCACCAGCGATTATTTAAATAAGATTTTGAATTATATTGTTTTCATTGGTGCAGTTGGCCTTACGATCGTAGCAATCGTCCCGATCCTTGCATCCGGACTTTTAGATGTGAGCCGTATCTCATTTTCAGGTACCTCACTGATCATCATTGTAGGCGTAGTACTGGAGACAATCAAAGCAGTAGAATCTCAGATGCTTGTGCGTTATTATAAGGGATTTTTGAACGATTAACACAACAGTTGGATCAGTCAATCTGCCTTTGTGGTATTCCACAAGGGCGGATTTATTGCGTTATAGGACTTTTTTGAGAGGAGAAAAACTTTTCATGAAGATCATCATGTTAGGAGCTCCGGGCGCAGGAAAAGGCACCCAGGCAAAGAAAATTGCAGCTAAGTATAGTATTCCACATGTTTCCACCGGAGATATTTTCAGAGCAAATATCAAAAATGGAACAGAACTGGGCATGAAAGCCAAATCCTTTATGGATGCAGGCGGTCTTGTACCGGATGAGATCACTATTGGAATGCTGTTAGACCGTATTCATGAGGCAGACTGCGTAAACGGATATGTGCTTGATGGTTTCCCAAGAACGATTCCTCAGGCTGAAAGTCTTACAAAAGCTTTAAGCGAAAGAG includes these proteins:
- the secY gene encoding preprotein translocase subunit SecY, translating into MFKTIRNAFKVKELRGKILYTFMMLVVIRFGCQLPIPGIETSFFANWFAKQTTDVFGFFNAMTGGSFSSMSIFALSITPYITSSIIIQLLTIAIPKLEEMQKDGEEGRKKIQEYTRYTTVGLALLESSAMAIGFGRQGLLLDYNAWNVIIAIVTMTTGSALLMWIGEQITDKGVGNGISIVLLFNILSSVPDDMRSLYYRFIFGQSFATMAVAVLLIAVVLIAMVVFVVVLNDAERRIPVQYSKKMVGRKMVGGQASNIPLKVNTAGVMPVIFASSIMSFPVVIAQFFTVDYSSIGGKILTMLNSGSWCKPSQPIYSVGLIIYIVLLFVFAYFYTSITFNPLEVANNMKKQGGFIPGIRPGKPTSDYLNKILNYIVFIGAVGLTIVAIVPILASGLLDVSRISFSGTSLIIIVGVVLETIKAVESQMLVRYYKGFLND